The Nitrospira tepida genome includes a window with the following:
- a CDS encoding sialidase family protein: MRSIVVAACVLLSLRGTVGLLPAADVAELSEAAGLSLLERPLSVIETPGQLSPPALQFDQRGLLYLAWFEKQQGGASVKLAQVEGSAISAVAQVNRKGEGPSTVHQSPGVAVGAGGLYVTWSSANRTPGAMFASDLRVVRSTDSGRTFDSPVQVNDDGLPISHTFEDVTAVPEGDVYLAWLDGRNKERSGAGILFARSTDQGGSIERNFQIDGMACPCCRPMLAVAPDGQLWVAWRKVFDGNVRDIVVAKSADRGRSFDRPRLVRKDNWVFTACPHRGPSVAFDRFGRMYVGWYTEETDEQPRLLVATSDDQGNTFTDPVSLHLSRTSVPDQLRMAVHPDGAVVAVWEELTGVRKETVMRISMDRGRSFGPLKKLSTAAKAEHPTVAIDRSGRVALSWIEHTFPMNRLLVQQGQLDLERITGKP; encoded by the coding sequence ATGCGATCCATCGTGGTTGCCGCTTGTGTTCTCCTGTCGCTGAGGGGGACCGTCGGCTTGTTGCCGGCGGCCGATGTGGCGGAGTTATCCGAGGCTGCGGGTCTGTCCCTGCTCGAGAGGCCGCTGAGCGTCATCGAGACCCCCGGCCAGCTTTCGCCACCGGCTCTTCAATTCGACCAGAGAGGCCTCCTCTACCTGGCGTGGTTTGAAAAGCAGCAGGGAGGAGCGAGTGTCAAGTTGGCGCAGGTCGAGGGATCGGCCATTTCCGCCGTTGCCCAGGTCAACAGGAAAGGGGAGGGGCCCAGCACCGTGCATCAGTCCCCCGGGGTCGCGGTCGGAGCCGGCGGCCTGTACGTAACCTGGTCGTCGGCCAACCGGACGCCGGGAGCAATGTTCGCCTCCGACCTGCGGGTTGTCCGATCGACGGACAGCGGCCGCACCTTCGACTCCCCGGTCCAGGTCAATGATGACGGGCTGCCGATCTCCCACACGTTCGAAGATGTGACAGCCGTTCCCGAGGGAGATGTCTATCTGGCCTGGCTGGATGGGCGCAACAAGGAGCGGAGTGGAGCGGGAATCCTCTTTGCCCGATCCACGGATCAGGGTGGCTCGATTGAGCGCAATTTCCAGATCGACGGCATGGCCTGTCCCTGCTGCCGTCCCATGCTGGCCGTGGCTCCCGACGGCCAGCTCTGGGTCGCGTGGCGGAAAGTATTCGACGGGAACGTGCGCGATATCGTCGTCGCCAAGTCCGCCGACCGTGGCCGTTCCTTTGATCGGCCGCGGCTTGTCCGGAAGGACAACTGGGTCTTCACGGCCTGTCCGCACCGGGGGCCGTCGGTGGCGTTCGATCGGTTCGGCCGGATGTATGTGGGATGGTACACGGAGGAGACGGACGAACAGCCGCGTCTGTTGGTGGCCACGTCCGACGATCAAGGGAACACGTTTACGGATCCCGTCTCCCTGCATCTCTCCAGGACGTCCGTGCCCGATCAGTTGCGGATGGCGGTGCATCCCGACGGGGCGGTTGTCGCCGTGTGGGAGGAACTGACTGGGGTGCGTAAGGAAACCGTCATGCGCATCTCCATGGATCGGGGCCGATCGTTCGGTCCGCTCAAAAAGCTGAGTACCGCAGCCAAGGCCGAGCACCCGACGGTGGCCATTGATCGGAGCGGTCGCGTCGCGCTCAGTTGGATAGAACATACGTTCCCGATGAACCGGCTCCTAGTGCAACAGGGGCAACTTGATCTGGAGAGAATCACCGGAAAGCCGTGA
- a CDS encoding energy transducer TonB: MTYDARCRISGWVVSALLHLCAVGVALLLVAEVTPPTDPAPFQWEVSLVEAVNRSDSAPPLAQPAEPSPTSPTVQQSAPPKPTMVTRQVHTRVETRVEQDRQERQEKMERQVQPVVQQVDAVQEVMRQAIRPVTESAPAGERQPMQERTPAMSANPVQTAAVPVPVESATVIERVETRPAVVSTAPAEVARAVAVRHAEEPAAAPVPTVVERAALVEATTPLVDRDQSAVSRPETSVPALAAPNSSPTASLPATEPAPSAQLSAAVSPQTPAAPPTPAATSVPAMPEPQPPNSVPEAAASAAGDSREPVGRETDPVVAKSAMPQPAAKADYRWLAESLYRRIAELKRYPSVARLNGWEGKVVLRAVITADGNLADLRIQTSSGFDALDQAALEAVRQACPLHLQHALGRPQVVVSLPIVYSLSN, translated from the coding sequence ATGACGTATGACGCGCGATGCCGGATATCGGGATGGGTGGTGTCCGCACTGCTCCACCTGTGCGCCGTCGGCGTCGCCCTGCTCCTGGTTGCGGAAGTCACACCTCCGACCGACCCTGCTCCCTTTCAGTGGGAGGTTTCGCTGGTCGAAGCCGTCAACAGGTCCGACTCCGCGCCACCGCTTGCGCAGCCGGCCGAACCCTCGCCGACGTCTCCAACGGTTCAACAGAGCGCCCCTCCCAAACCCACCATGGTGACCAGGCAGGTCCATACGAGGGTTGAGACGAGGGTGGAGCAGGATCGGCAGGAGAGGCAAGAGAAGATGGAGCGCCAGGTCCAGCCGGTCGTTCAGCAAGTGGACGCTGTTCAGGAGGTGATGCGGCAGGCCATCCGTCCCGTGACGGAGAGCGCACCTGCCGGTGAACGACAACCGATGCAGGAGCGAACTCCTGCGATGTCGGCGAATCCGGTGCAGACCGCCGCGGTGCCTGTCCCGGTGGAGTCGGCGACGGTAATCGAGCGGGTCGAAACGAGGCCTGCCGTGGTCTCGACAGCTCCGGCGGAGGTGGCGCGCGCTGTAGCGGTCCGCCACGCTGAAGAGCCCGCAGCCGCTCCAGTTCCGACTGTGGTGGAGCGTGCCGCGCTGGTTGAGGCCACGACGCCCCTCGTCGACAGGGACCAGTCAGCGGTCTCGCGCCCGGAGACGAGTGTGCCGGCGCTTGCAGCGCCTAACAGTAGTCCGACCGCCAGCCTGCCGGCGACGGAACCGGCGCCATCCGCACAACTGTCGGCGGCGGTCTCGCCACAGACGCCGGCCGCTCCCCCGACTCCCGCGGCGACATCTGTCCCGGCGATGCCGGAACCTCAACCGCCGAATTCCGTACCGGAGGCAGCCGCGTCGGCTGCCGGTGATTCCCGGGAACCGGTCGGGCGGGAGACCGATCCGGTGGTTGCGAAATCGGCCATGCCACAACCGGCGGCCAAGGCGGACTACCGCTGGCTGGCCGAGTCGCTCTATCGCCGCATCGCGGAGTTGAAGCGCTACCCGAGCGTCGCCCGGCTCAACGGTTGGGAGGGGAAAGTCGTCCTCCGCGCGGTGATCACAGCCGACGGGAACTTGGCCGATCTACGGATCCAAACGAGTTCCGGATTCGACGCCTTGGATCAGGCCGCGCTCGAAGCGGTCCGCCAAGCCTGTCCATTGCATTTGCAGCATGCCCTGGGCCGGCCGCAAGTGGTGGTGAGTTTGCCGATCGTCTATAGCTTGTCGAATTGA
- a CDS encoding TlpA family protein disulfide reductase yields MRGGRLKRSVGAWALRSLCAAGLILWMSGWPAHAGDQEDPMTAMGMARIPPGTSAASFDLPSLDGGRMGSKDFAGKVVLLNFWATWCGPCKDEMPSLGRLREQLDPNVFAVVTMTTDVQADGIRRFLAQLRVTLPVLFDEQQDVSRAFMVRGLPTTFLIAADGTVLARAVGPREWDSAAAVALMQQALGQK; encoded by the coding sequence ATGCGCGGCGGCAGATTGAAACGAAGCGTCGGAGCCTGGGCGCTGCGGAGCCTCTGCGCGGCTGGCCTCATCCTCTGGATGTCGGGATGGCCGGCTCATGCGGGGGACCAGGAGGATCCGATGACGGCCATGGGAATGGCGCGGATCCCTCCCGGGACCTCGGCGGCATCATTTGACCTGCCTTCCTTGGACGGCGGCAGGATGGGCTCCAAGGATTTCGCCGGAAAAGTCGTCCTGCTCAACTTCTGGGCCACCTGGTGCGGACCTTGTAAGGACGAGATGCCTTCCCTGGGACGCTTGCGGGAGCAGCTCGATCCGAACGTCTTTGCGGTGGTGACGATGACGACGGATGTGCAGGCGGACGGGATTCGGCGGTTTCTGGCGCAGCTTCGGGTGACGTTGCCCGTGCTCTTTGACGAACAGCAGGACGTGTCACGCGCGTTCATGGTGCGCGGGCTGCCGACGACGTTTTTGATTGCGGCGGACGGCACGGTGCTCGCTCGCGCGGTCGGGCCGAGAGAGTGGGACAGCGCGGCGGCCGTGGCGCTCATGCAGCAGGCGCTGGGGCAGAAATGA
- a CDS encoding TonB-dependent receptor family protein → MKDLRGVGADGERKRSGFGWMLLVLLGWSMMPAAGAVGHATERESSDVSTGTAERASEQPTLQEYERQLERNPESSDELVRMDPVTITATRTPKHVTQVPGAVTVVEQKQILQGRPATGVDETLRIVPGVQAERRFGPDDVRISIRGSGVRSTFGVRSIRVLIDGIPLTEVDGQTRLEPIDLDAVARVEVLRGPSSTLYGNASAGVINYVLEEGSQGNTYVEPRFVFGAYEFYKYRLKAAGASDKFSWMGNYSFLDSGGYRDHSTTRNQRFLGKFKYKFSDHSDLSLVVTYGQMDGDIPGNLFRSEFETNPRQQQQTPHPIPPALFPATTPYAAFQPARKDERFRPALTYRNQFTEHQEISVTGFFATRDLYHPLCCFPGSLITLTRIENAAFIKYANTVSLFDHDNRLIIGYDWQDQNSVNKNYANVLGSPGALQEYSQARINQDGVYAQNEFKLTDTVELIGGVRYSQVRFKVEDHLQLGGVNGSGRRNFAQTTGLAGIRYSPVKWANFYFSFGQSFETPTGTEFRNPTTATGVGLNPNITPQKSSNYEVGVKGAVGDKLFYDIALYRQHFTDELLQFNTGFTGPCSIFAPCFRNAGKSDHDGFEIGLAYRPVPPVTVQMAYTYADYRFRDYVVNGVQLAGRRLPGVPEHRLIIDLTYEQLTGVLAGAFGGVEWQYQTDYFLSDTNLETSSPLNGQKNPSYTVTSLKSGYKTMLDRHWGIEVFGRLENIFDANYAFATVNPGNAPAFGPFVGRNVFGGLSVRYVF, encoded by the coding sequence ATGAAGGACCTACGAGGAGTTGGAGCGGATGGCGAGCGGAAACGAAGCGGATTTGGATGGATGCTGTTGGTTCTGCTGGGGTGGAGCATGATGCCGGCGGCAGGCGCAGTCGGTCATGCGACGGAACGGGAATCGAGTGATGTCTCGACCGGGACGGCTGAGCGGGCCAGTGAACAGCCGACCCTGCAGGAATATGAGCGGCAACTGGAGCGGAACCCGGAATCGAGCGACGAACTCGTCCGGATGGACCCGGTCACGATCACCGCTACAAGAACGCCGAAACACGTGACTCAGGTCCCCGGCGCGGTCACGGTTGTGGAACAGAAACAGATTCTCCAGGGGAGGCCGGCGACGGGCGTCGATGAGACCCTACGGATCGTCCCCGGCGTTCAGGCGGAGCGGCGATTCGGTCCCGATGATGTGCGCATTTCGATTCGAGGGAGCGGCGTGCGCTCGACGTTCGGAGTGCGGAGCATACGAGTCCTGATCGACGGTATTCCATTGACCGAGGTGGACGGGCAAACCCGTCTGGAACCGATTGATCTGGACGCCGTGGCGCGGGTCGAGGTGTTGAGGGGCCCAAGTTCCACGCTCTACGGCAACGCGTCGGCAGGGGTGATCAACTATGTGCTGGAAGAGGGTTCGCAAGGGAATACCTATGTCGAGCCACGGTTCGTCTTCGGGGCGTATGAGTTTTACAAGTATCGACTCAAAGCGGCCGGAGCGAGCGACAAGTTCAGTTGGATGGGGAACTATTCCTTTTTGGATTCCGGCGGCTATCGGGACCATTCAACTACCCGCAATCAGCGGTTTCTCGGAAAGTTCAAATACAAGTTCAGCGATCATTCCGATCTGTCGCTGGTCGTCACCTATGGGCAGATGGACGGGGATATTCCCGGCAATCTCTTTCGATCGGAGTTTGAGACCAACCCCCGCCAACAGCAGCAAACCCCGCATCCGATCCCGCCGGCGTTGTTCCCGGCCACGACCCCTTATGCCGCCTTTCAGCCGGCCCGCAAAGATGAGCGCTTCCGTCCGGCCCTGACCTATCGGAATCAATTCACCGAGCATCAGGAGATCAGCGTCACAGGGTTCTTCGCGACGCGCGATCTGTATCATCCGCTGTGTTGTTTTCCCGGCAGCCTGATCACCCTCACCAGGATCGAAAATGCGGCGTTCATCAAGTACGCAAACACGGTGTCGCTTTTCGACCATGACAACCGCCTCATCATCGGGTACGACTGGCAGGATCAAAACTCGGTGAACAAGAATTATGCGAATGTGCTCGGATCGCCGGGGGCGCTTCAGGAATATTCACAGGCGCGGATCAATCAAGACGGGGTCTATGCGCAAAACGAATTCAAGTTGACGGACACCGTCGAACTCATCGGCGGCGTGCGCTACAGCCAAGTCCGATTCAAGGTGGAGGACCATCTTCAGCTCGGCGGAGTGAACGGGTCGGGGCGGCGCAATTTCGCGCAAACGACGGGGCTGGCGGGCATTCGCTACAGCCCCGTGAAGTGGGCCAATTTTTATTTCAGCTTCGGGCAATCGTTCGAAACCCCGACGGGAACCGAATTCCGGAATCCTACCACCGCCACCGGCGTGGGGTTGAATCCCAACATCACGCCCCAGAAGTCCTCGAACTACGAAGTCGGCGTGAAAGGGGCGGTCGGCGACAAGCTGTTCTACGACATCGCCCTCTATCGCCAGCATTTTACGGATGAACTGCTGCAATTCAACACCGGGTTCACCGGGCCATGCAGCATTTTCGCCCCGTGCTTCCGCAACGCCGGCAAGAGCGATCATGACGGATTTGAAATCGGCCTGGCTTACCGTCCGGTTCCGCCGGTCACCGTTCAGATGGCCTATACCTACGCCGACTATCGCTTCCGGGACTATGTGGTCAACGGGGTGCAACTGGCCGGCCGGCGGCTGCCCGGAGTGCCGGAACACCGGCTGATTATCGATCTCACGTACGAACAGCTCACCGGGGTTCTGGCGGGGGCATTCGGCGGGGTGGAATGGCAATACCAGACGGACTACTTCTTGAGCGACACCAATCTGGAAACATCGTCTCCATTGAACGGCCAGAAAAATCCTAGTTACACGGTCACGAGCCTCAAGAGCGGCTACAAGACGATGCTGGATCGCCACTGGGGCATCGAGGTGTTCGGAAGGCTCGAGAATATTTTCGACGCGAATTACGCGTTTGCCACCGTGAATCCGGGTAATGCACCGGCCTTCGGTCCGTTTGTGGGCCGCAATGTGTTCGGCGGGCTCTCGGTGCGATACGTGTTCTAG
- a CDS encoding helix-turn-helix domain-containing protein: MGKILLRVNEAAEALSVSRWTIYRWVEEGKLKGTKIGKGSLRVLKESVVQLIDQNRLDRWDESATVERRSPRPVRPS; encoded by the coding sequence ATGGGCAAGATTCTCCTGCGAGTCAACGAGGCGGCGGAGGCGCTGAGTGTCAGCCGTTGGACGATCTACCGCTGGGTGGAGGAAGGCAAGCTAAAGGGGACGAAGATCGGCAAAGGCAGTCTGAGAGTCCTGAAAGAATCGGTGGTTCAACTGATCGATCAAAACCGGCTTGATCGGTGGGACGAGAGCGCAACCGTTGAGAGACGGAGCCCCCGTCCGGTCCGGCCATCCTGA
- a CDS encoding cytochrome P460 family protein produces MFIGTNKESTTLHRPAGDQINRHTSTTTEERIVKPQSHLAMPVIRLLAIALKVTADNPQPLEGNQLRIPPDYRSWPVLSSKLGGGGFHRSVRFYLNPKAASTSGSQPFPAGSTFVVETFRLGQDSCRDAPDSQGMRSDVLFIMTKCASVLNSGTGADDAEVWLHANYDGEGRPLGTGWSLCRACAAPVTD; encoded by the coding sequence ATGTTCATCGGCACAAATAAAGAGAGCACAACTCTTCACCGGCCTGCCGGAGACCAGATCAATCGGCACACGTCGACGACCACAGAGGAACGGATTGTCAAGCCGCAATCGCATCTCGCGATGCCGGTCATCCGCTTGCTGGCCATTGCGCTGAAGGTGACCGCCGACAACCCTCAACCATTGGAGGGAAATCAACTTCGTATTCCGCCCGACTACCGATCCTGGCCGGTGCTGTCGTCCAAACTGGGGGGCGGGGGGTTCCATCGGAGCGTTCGGTTTTATCTCAACCCCAAGGCCGCGTCCACGTCGGGCTCCCAGCCATTCCCGGCGGGCAGTACCTTTGTGGTCGAAACCTTTCGGTTAGGTCAGGACAGTTGTCGTGACGCGCCGGACTCTCAGGGAATGAGGAGTGATGTTCTGTTCATCATGACGAAATGCGCCAGCGTTCTGAATTCAGGAACCGGCGCGGATGACGCAGAGGTCTGGCTTCATGCCAACTATGACGGGGAGGGCCGACCCCTTGGCACCGGATGGTCGTTGTGCCGGGCGTGTGCGGCTCCGGTCACCGATTAG
- a CDS encoding cytochrome P460 family protein, whose amino-acid sequence MKATITVAAACVGFGLLGVGWHLIVHADSAPKDGELALPGEYRSWPKFLTEVQREDAKQVRELYVNPVGARACPVSAFPNGTMMVMELYKAKADGGALAKGSDGKLVKGELARIFVMGKNEGWGQGHPDHLKNGAWVYAAYGPGGKALAEDFTKCRACHAPLAQKDFVHRYDEFCAQRAYSSH is encoded by the coding sequence ATGAAGGCCACGATCACGGTCGCAGCGGCGTGTGTGGGGTTTGGGTTGCTGGGAGTAGGTTGGCACCTGATCGTTCACGCAGACAGCGCTCCCAAGGACGGCGAGTTGGCCTTGCCGGGCGAGTACCGGAGTTGGCCCAAGTTCTTAACCGAAGTCCAGCGTGAGGATGCCAAACAGGTGCGTGAACTCTATGTCAACCCGGTTGGGGCCAGGGCCTGTCCCGTCTCAGCCTTTCCCAACGGTACGATGATGGTCATGGAACTCTACAAAGCGAAGGCTGACGGAGGAGCTCTGGCGAAGGGGTCGGACGGCAAACTCGTGAAGGGGGAACTGGCAAGGATTTTTGTCATGGGCAAGAACGAGGGGTGGGGACAGGGCCATCCGGACCATCTCAAGAACGGCGCCTGGGTCTATGCGGCATACGGGCCTGGCGGCAAGGCGTTGGCCGAGGATTTTACGAAATGCCGGGCCTGTCATGCGCCGTTGGCCCAGAAGGATTTTGTCCATCGCTACGACGAATTCTGCGCGCAACGGGCGTATTCATCCCATTGA
- a CDS encoding cation transporter, translating into MRERLSSFLVIMICAEWFLAPVYGAENKVMLMLGGEFCDAYLDEVEEAVKKVVGVKAVDLKSMKGHAVVTVDASKAKPEQIVHAVNQVKGQRWHCTAQIMK; encoded by the coding sequence ATGAGAGAACGATTGAGTAGTTTCCTGGTGATCATGATCTGTGCGGAATGGTTCCTTGCGCCGGTGTATGGAGCGGAGAACAAGGTGATGCTGATGCTCGGAGGAGAGTTCTGTGATGCCTACCTCGATGAGGTCGAAGAAGCGGTCAAGAAGGTTGTGGGGGTGAAAGCGGTGGATCTCAAGAGTATGAAAGGGCATGCCGTGGTCACCGTCGACGCGAGCAAGGCCAAACCGGAGCAGATCGTCCACGCCGTGAATCAAGTCAAGGGACAGAGGTGGCATTGTACCGCGCAGATCATGAAATGA
- a CDS encoding amidohydrolase family protein encodes MKQVSVLVVFLICAALDDRNFLPSQTLAGLADAPPPQAYAFINGQWFDGASFQRTIWYAVEGRLTQRPPAGAVETVDLAGAFIVPPFGEAHNHNVEGEGNLDSVVARYLRDGIYYVKIPNNVREFAVKIRSKVNRSSTIDVTFAHAGLTGTGGHPGTLYEDVLRAGRYEPVVGPLERGWFRNRAYVEMDTRQEVEDKWAIVLNGEPDFIKAYLVHSEDAGTERLGATTGVRRGLNPTLLPVVVAKAHASGKRVTVHVETAADFRLAVQAGADEIAHLPGWLVRNARDVELARLTEDDARLAAEREVIIVTTTVAGKAMPAAATSHLHDDHPGGDHDLGDGERHGDAPALRHDARKVQGENLALLRRHGVRLAIGSDHADTSLAEVTHLRTFHLFDNLTLLKMWCEATPAAIFPERKIGRFAEGYEASFLALAGNPLDEFEAVQAIRLRVKQGRLLPAPP; translated from the coding sequence GTGAAACAGGTTTCCGTTCTGGTCGTCTTCCTGATCTGCGCCGCCCTAGATGATCGAAACTTCCTTCCCTCTCAGACCCTGGCTGGGTTGGCGGATGCCCCCCCGCCGCAGGCCTACGCCTTCATTAATGGGCAGTGGTTTGACGGGGCAAGCTTTCAACGCACGATCTGGTATGCGGTCGAGGGGCGATTGACGCAGAGGCCTCCGGCGGGCGCCGTTGAGACCGTCGATCTGGCTGGCGCCTTCATCGTTCCTCCGTTCGGTGAAGCGCATAATCACAACGTCGAAGGCGAAGGGAACCTCGACTCCGTCGTCGCTCGATACCTGAGGGATGGCATCTATTACGTCAAGATTCCCAACAACGTCCGGGAATTCGCCGTGAAGATCAGGAGCAAGGTCAATCGATCCTCCACCATCGATGTGACCTTCGCACACGCGGGCCTCACGGGAACCGGAGGCCATCCCGGCACCTTGTACGAGGATGTCCTCCGAGCCGGTCGCTATGAACCGGTCGTCGGCCCGCTGGAACGGGGATGGTTCCGGAATCGGGCCTATGTCGAGATGGACACGAGGCAGGAGGTGGAGGACAAGTGGGCAATCGTGCTCAACGGCGAGCCTGATTTCATCAAAGCCTACCTGGTGCATTCGGAGGATGCCGGGACCGAGAGGCTCGGCGCAACGACGGGAGTCCGGAGGGGCCTGAATCCCACGCTCCTACCCGTGGTCGTCGCCAAAGCGCATGCGTCCGGAAAGCGAGTGACCGTCCATGTCGAAACAGCGGCCGATTTCCGCCTGGCCGTTCAAGCGGGGGCGGATGAAATCGCCCATCTGCCCGGTTGGCTCGTGCGGAACGCGCGCGATGTCGAGCTTGCCCGCCTGACCGAGGACGACGCGAGGTTAGCTGCGGAACGAGAGGTGATCATTGTGACTACCACGGTCGCCGGAAAAGCCATGCCCGCGGCCGCGACGTCGCATCTGCACGATGATCATCCTGGCGGCGACCACGACTTAGGGGACGGCGAGCGCCATGGAGATGCCCCCGCACTTCGCCATGACGCGCGGAAGGTGCAGGGCGAGAACCTCGCGTTGCTGCGTCGGCATGGTGTGCGATTGGCCATTGGGAGCGACCATGCCGACACCTCCCTTGCCGAGGTCACTCATCTTCGTACCTTCCACCTCTTCGATAACCTCACGTTGCTCAAGATGTGGTGCGAAGCCACGCCGGCCGCTATTTTCCCCGAGCGCAAGATCGGCCGGTTCGCAGAAGGGTATGAGGCCAGCTTCCTCGCCCTGGCCGGCAATCCGCTCGACGAATTCGAGGCCGTGCAGGCGATCCGCCTTCGAGTCAAACAGGGCCGGCTGCTCCCGGCACCGCCGTGA
- a CDS encoding TonB-dependent receptor family protein — protein sequence MSFPSEVWSASEEAPLVEVAPVEVRGQRIENVNDVKKEFARRPASNILIEEKQITESRALNLQDVLQFAPGVRFQSRFGADEGQFQIRGTSLRNNFHHRGINILINGIFFGDADGFSDFESIDLLAYERIEVYKGANALRYGANAIGGAINFVPRTGYSASQLQMRFIGGSFGMVSGQVSSGKVTQPFKVGHMDATMDYYVSVSANHQDGFQSNSQQSRERVNANIGLQLGSHQEMRTYFLQANVAERLPGALTTAQLFADRRQAGGQTTPPLPPPFFACVQNNQTCNWGRYYNLQRIGMAYRNEFAANQFLEIIPYYSYQYLDHPIFQTIKQDNNNVGGEVRYRNANHLFGRPNVFVVGVQPRYGDQHQWRLVNINGNNGAMTQNAHIRTTYFGAYAEDQFDATEALTIVLGGRWDYSGRQANIQNFGPAGNPFDPSIPSVLTNTQQPLQHFDAINPKLGFVYRTSSHAQLYFNASRAYEAPLNVELTSANNPDGSPNTGFLNLDAQRAWQFEIGHRGKAANGRYFWDITAYDLEMQKEIITNLINNNNTFRNANATRHTGVEAGGAVVVARGLWANGPGQEADQVTMRAAYTWSLFKFTDDVYGATTTGGPNVLIARSGNRIAGAPEHSLAYEVRYDHPKGWWVAPNFEWVPSGFYVNYLNTVKNPSYFVLHLKSGWNITPHLTLYAEARNLTDKTYAGAVTVNDPLFRYANVAQGISGYAGLEYKF from the coding sequence ATGTCGTTCCCGTCTGAGGTCTGGAGCGCCAGCGAGGAGGCGCCGCTGGTCGAGGTGGCGCCTGTGGAGGTGAGAGGACAACGGATCGAGAACGTGAACGACGTCAAGAAGGAGTTTGCGCGAAGGCCGGCCAGCAATATCCTGATCGAAGAAAAGCAGATTACGGAGTCGCGCGCGCTGAATTTGCAGGACGTGCTGCAATTTGCTCCGGGAGTGCGCTTCCAGTCCAGGTTCGGCGCGGACGAAGGACAGTTTCAGATCCGGGGCACTTCACTCCGAAACAATTTTCACCATCGCGGGATCAATATCCTGATCAACGGGATCTTCTTCGGCGACGCCGACGGGTTCTCGGATTTCGAGTCGATCGACTTGCTGGCCTACGAACGGATCGAGGTCTACAAGGGCGCCAACGCCCTGCGCTACGGGGCCAATGCGATTGGTGGCGCGATCAACTTCGTGCCGCGGACCGGCTACAGCGCCTCCCAGTTGCAGATGCGGTTCATCGGCGGCAGCTTCGGCATGGTGAGCGGACAGGTCTCAAGCGGCAAGGTGACGCAGCCATTCAAGGTGGGCCACATGGACGCCACGATGGATTACTACGTCAGCGTGAGCGCCAACCACCAAGACGGGTTTCAAAGCAACAGCCAGCAATCGCGGGAGCGGGTCAACGCCAATATCGGCCTCCAGTTGGGATCCCATCAGGAAATGCGCACGTATTTTCTTCAGGCGAACGTGGCCGAACGGCTGCCCGGAGCGCTCACCACGGCCCAATTGTTCGCCGATCGACGGCAGGCCGGAGGACAAACGACTCCACCCCTGCCGCCGCCCTTCTTCGCCTGCGTTCAGAACAACCAGACCTGTAACTGGGGGCGGTATTACAATCTCCAGCGGATCGGCATGGCCTATCGGAACGAATTCGCCGCGAATCAATTCTTGGAAATCATTCCCTACTATTCTTACCAGTATCTCGACCATCCGATCTTTCAGACGATCAAGCAGGACAATAACAACGTCGGCGGTGAGGTCCGATACCGGAACGCGAATCACCTCTTCGGCCGGCCGAACGTCTTCGTCGTAGGCGTTCAGCCTCGTTACGGCGATCAACATCAATGGCGTCTCGTGAACATCAACGGCAACAACGGCGCGATGACGCAGAATGCGCACATTCGCACGACCTACTTCGGCGCGTACGCGGAGGATCAGTTCGACGCCACCGAGGCGCTGACCATCGTCCTTGGCGGCCGGTGGGACTACAGCGGCCGGCAGGCCAATATCCAGAACTTCGGGCCGGCCGGCAATCCATTCGATCCCAGCATCCCGTCCGTCCTCACCAACACGCAACAACCGCTTCAACATTTTGACGCCATCAATCCCAAGCTCGGGTTCGTGTACCGGACGTCGTCGCACGCGCAACTCTATTTCAACGCGAGCCGCGCCTACGAGGCGCCGCTCAATGTCGAGTTGACGTCGGCCAATAACCCCGACGGCAGCCCCAATACGGGTTTCCTGAATCTTGACGCCCAGCGGGCCTGGCAGTTTGAGATCGGACATCGCGGCAAGGCCGCCAATGGACGGTACTTCTGGGACATCACGGCCTACGATTTGGAAATGCAGAAGGAGATCATTACGAACCTGATCAACAACAACAATACGTTCCGCAACGCCAACGCGACGAGACATACCGGAGTGGAAGCCGGCGGCGCCGTCGTCGTGGCGAGGGGGTTGTGGGCGAACGGACCTGGGCAAGAGGCGGATCAGGTCACCATGCGGGCGGCCTATACCTGGTCTCTGTTCAAATTTACCGACGACGTGTACGGGGCCACGACGACGGGAGGACCCAATGTTCTGATCGCCAGGAGTGGGAATCGCATTGCCGGGGCGCCGGAGCACAGTCTGGCCTACGAAGTCCGTTACGATCATCCGAAAGGCTGGTGGGTGGCGCCGAACTTCGAGTGGGTCCCGAGCGGGTTCTACGTGAACTATCTGAACACTGTGAAAAATCCCTCGTACTTCGTACTCCATTTGAAGTCTGGCTGGAATATCACGCCTCACCTGACCCTCTATGCCGAGGCACGAAACTTGACAGACAAAACCTACGCCGGTGCCGTTACGGTCAATGATCCGTTGTTCCGATATGCAAACGTGGCACAGGGGATCAGCGGGTATGCCGGGCTCGAATACAAATTCTAG